The nucleotide sequence AAACTATCTAAAAAGAAAATTGGGAGAACCTGATAGTTCTAAATCGGAAAAAAATGGCGTTGAACAAAAATGGACAAAAGACAATAAAATTGTTGTTTTGGAATATAGCCAGAGAGATGTTGAACTAACAATTTACAGCGAATAAAAAACTGCGTACAACAACATATATAACTCATATCTAAATAGTTGCTTAGTCGAAGTTAAGGCATATTTGCTAATTCGCCAAATTTTTAAATTTGACGATTTCCAATAAAAAAGATAAATAGTAAAATTTAAAAATCTGGCTTGTGCTTAATCCGAAAATAATCGCTAATTTTCACGCTACGAGCCATATACAAGCCCGTTGTGGCACATTTAAAAAACATCGAGATTTGATTAAAACATTTCAGAAATCATTAAAGAAAGAGATTGCCGAATTGAGCAATGAGATTCTGAATTCTGTTTGGTCGAATAGAATTGAACAATCAAATATAGAAAGTCTCGGAATAAAAAATGGAAAACAAATCATTGCGGAATATTTGGAAAATCGAGAATACGGAATAGCCTATAAACATCTTGCATACATCATAACTGAATGCGAAATGGAATTAAGTGTTGAGCGGAAAAACCGAATGGATAAAGTTGCGGATAGAATGAATATTGAACCGGTTAAGTTGCCGACTAATCAAAAAGGAACTGACTTTCTATTTAGTTGCAAAAACCTTTATTTGGCATCAATTCATCCTTTTGACTTTGATAAAAGAAACCTCAATGAATACAAACAAATAGTTGAATTAGGAAAAGAACTTTTGGCTCAAAGAGGAATCCAAAACTTTTTAGGTTATTTGATGGAATCTCAATATCGAATATCAGTTTGGGCATCAATGATTGCAATAGAATACGGAAAACCTAAGCAGGATGAAATACTGAATTTGAGCGGAACGGAAACAATAATTAATGCTTGTTTGGAATGTATAATGAAAAACGAAATTGAACCTTTACCAGCGAAAATAATTGATAACAAAAAAAACTGGGTACAGAAAAACGTGCCACAACACCGTATATAGCTCATAGCTAATCAGTTGCTTAATCGAAGTTAAGGCATATTTGCAAGTCTGCCAAATTTCTTAATTTGGCTTATTGAGAAAAAAAGGTAATAAGAAAATTAAAAAATTCGGCTCGTGCTTAACCGAATAGTTATCGCTAATTTGCACGCTACGAGCCATATACAAAACCGTTGGCAACAAGCTAAAACTTAATAGATGAGAAAGAAAATTGGAGAAATTTTAGTACAAATAATACCCGTTATGATTGGCGTTTATTTGGGGTTCGTTTTATCAAATTGGTCGGAAACGAATAAAAGGAAATCTCAAACAGAACTCTTAAGAAAAAATATTATAACTGAAATAAAATCAAACAAATCAAAAATTTCCGAGGTATTAGATTATCATATAATGGTTAGAGATAGTTCAAGAATTATTCAAAATTCAGATAATATTGAAATGGTATCATTGCCGCCGTTTTTTAAGGGAACTCGGACCGTTATTTTAGGTAATGGTGCTTTTGACACAGGAATTCAAACTGGGCTTATCAACAATTTAAAATTTGAAGAAATTCAGGATATTAACGAGATCTACACTATGCAATCAGCATATAAAGATTTTACTCAACTCATACTGTCAAGTTTGATGATGAAAATTGATTTTAAAGAAAACGATAATGGTGATAGAAAATTTTACGGTTTTTTAGCTGTAACAATGACAGATATTGTAACTCAAGAAAAGAGACTAATAGAGAATTACAAAAAATTATTGGAAGAGATTGATACGGAATAAAGCCAGTTCCCAAGAACGTATAACAACAATTGCGACTTTATGTTCTGCCAATAATTTGATGATAATCTTAAAAATAAAAAATGAAGAATAAAATAGGTTTCAATATAATTTTTGCGATTTTGGCTTTGCCAATAGGAATGGCAATGCTTCGTAATTTTGATTTCCACACCTTTGCATTTAAAAAAACAATTTTGGGTATTATTTACTTAGTTGGATTTATTGCCTGTTTTGTTTTAATGCTTAAGAAAAAGAATAGCAATTAAAGATAATTAGAATAAAGCCAGTTGCCAACAATGCGTATAGCCAATTGCGGCTAAATACTTTATCGATATTCGATGTTTTTAGCTATATTTATTTCAAGCGGACAAAACCTGGCTAACCAACCCGCAACTGTCCATACTCGAAACCGTTGGCAACAACTATAAACAAACATATGGCACATAAATGTTTTGTAAGCTTTAAAACAGAGGATATTGCATATAAAAATCATATCCGAGATGAAATGAATATCGATATGATAGACAAATCATTGAACGAACCAATAATTTCGTTTAATGATGAATATATTATGCGAAAAATTCGAGAAGACTACCTTTCTGATTCAACTGTAACAATTTTCTTAATCGGAACACGAAGCTCTGAAAATCTTGGTTCTCACGAACAACTATATATTAAAAAAGAATTGCAAGCATCACTTTATAATGGACAAAATAACTCGAAAAGTGGAATTTTAGGAATAGTTCTACCATCAATGTACGATACTGTTTATCAAGGTTCATATAATTGTCCAACCTGTGGTGGCTCTCATAATTATGTTGGAATAAACGACTCAACCGTTATAAAAGAATTTCACCACAATTATTACATTCCAGCATATGGAAAATGCTCTTGGAGTGAAGATGACAGGTTTTGCGTATTAGTAAAATGGAGTGATTTCATACAAAATCCAGAATTTTATATAGATAAGGCTTTTAACAAAAGAAGCGAACCAGTTGCAAATAAAACTAAAGTGAAACCATAATGGAATTAAAAGACTTTCCAAATTACTATCAAGCTGCTGACAGCACATCCATAAAGTCTCAAAAATCATATTTGAATATTATTCGTATAGATTTAATTTCAATGATTATTGCTTCATTACTCGCTATATATAGTTTTCAAGATGTTTCACAAAAATTTTGGATTTATAGTTTTACCGGATTATTTCTGCTTATTGGTTTAATCTTAACTATAATCTTAAAAAGTAAAAAATATGAGGACATTTGGTATCAAGGAAGAGCTCTAGCAGAATCAAGTAAGACCCTTACTTGGAGGTTTGTAACCTGTGCTGAATATTTTGAGCATAATTTAGATATAAATACTGCAAAAGAAAGATTTATTGAAAGAATTAGAGAAGTTGCGAACGAATTTAAGGATTTGTCAAAAACAATGGATTCGAAAATATTGAATCAAGAAATTGTTACTTCTAAAATGATGGAATTACGCAATCTTTCAATGGACGAGAGGAAAAGCTACTATATTAAAAATAGAATTCAGGACCAGCAAAATTGGTACTCAAAAAAAGCAGAATGGAATAAGAGCAGGTACAATTTTTGGTTTTGGGTAATAATAGCTTCTCAATTTTTTGCATTAATATCTGTTGTCATACTTATGAACAATCCAGAAAGCAATTGGAATGTAGTAGGATTATTAACTACAATTGCTTCTTCTGCTATTAGTTGGCTACAAATAAAACAACACCAAGAACAAAAACAAGCCTATACAACAGCATCCGAAGAACTAAATTTTATAAAGGAGCTATCTTACAATGTAAGCTCTGAAGAAGAACTATCGGAATTCATTCTTGATTCTGAAAATGCTATTTCAAGAGAGCATACTCTTTGGTTGGCACAAAGACGTAAATAATATGAAGAAAGGTTTAAATAAAGCTGAGCTTTACGAAAGCATAGAATGGGTTTTAGAGGCATATAATAAACCTGCTTTCAGAGATCGTCCTTGCGTTTTTTTGAGCCATAAAAAAGAAGATAAAGCGGAATGCAGAAAAATTGCAGAATATTTAAAACAAGCAGAAATCGATTACTATTTAGATGAGTTAGATAATGAACTTCAAATTGCTGCAAGAGAAAAAAATCCCATAAAAATTACAGAAAGTATCAAAGAAGGAATTAGAAACAGTTCACATATGTTAGTTGTTGTTTCCGAGAAGACGTATAAATCTCAATGGGTGCCATTTGAAGTTGGATATGGACATTCAGCAATTTTAGACAAAGGATTGAAAAAAGACGAAAAACCAGATAGAATAAAATTGTCGATTTTGACATTAAAAGACATTTCCGAAAAAAGTCTTCCAGATTATATGCAAGTTGGAAATATAATAAGAGGAACTAAAAGTTTAAATATTTATATATCAAAAATAACTAACCGAATTGAAAAATCTTTGATTAATGAAAGTCGAGTTTTTTCTGCATCAGATATGAAACATCCGTTAGATAATGTGCTGAATTGGAAATTGTAATAAAATAGCAGTTGCCAACATTGTATAAAAATAATAGCGGTTTAGTCGCTAAAACGAAAATGAAATACATAAATCAAACGACAGTAAAAAACCGAAAAGTAAAAGCATAAAATCCGCTACTATTCTTATACTGGACCGTTAGGTGCAAGCGGATGGCGATCGTAACAAAAAATGAAATCAGACAAATCAATATATAACAATACTAAAGCAGCTATAAATCGTTTACAGCCAAAAGAAACGGATTGGAAATTCACCAAACTCAATAATGAAGATCCGGAAAAAATTAAAACTGACTTTGATTTGTTCAAAAAAGAAATTCCAATAATTGAGATTGCTGACAAAAACTCAAAAACGATAATTACAACAAGAAGAATTATAGAAGTAAATAATTCGATAAAAAGAACTGTAAAATTCCAAGACATTGTACGTTATGATTTTGGGAATTTTAAAGGTGAAATTGAAAATCCTGAATTAAAAAAGTTTAGAACTATTGACTATAAAAACAGAAATGAAACTTTTCAAATTGAAACGGGAAAAGCTGCAATTGTAATAATGACAACTTTAAATACAATAAAAAATCTGACGAAGCCGCCAGCACCTAACAACGGTTCACCGCAAATAACGGGTAGCTAGATGAAAATTGTTATTTTAGAGACCAATTATTAAAACAACTAATCCGACAAATCCGCTTCCTTATTCCCGCAACTTGCGGTAACCGGGACCGTTGTAAACCATTTTATTTGAAACGATGAAAAATCTAATTTTAATAATTCTGCCCCTTATTATTACTTTTAATCAAAACAATAAATTTGATAGAAAAAGTACTGAAGATTTAAAAAATAACTCTATTCAAGAGTTTAAATTAGATTCTTCAGATTATGTTTTAATAAAGTTTGAACCAAAATATGAATGGATCGTAGGAAAAGGTAGAGCAACAGACTTAAATAACTCAGAATTATTACAAATTGAAGATATTTTAGAAAAAGCTGTAGAAGAAAATAACAAAAGACAGAAAACGTATCTAAAAAAACATAATGAAGAAAATCCAAAAGACAAATGGAATAAAACTGGTTATGAATTAAATCTTAAAAAATTTAAAAGACAATATCTGCCAATAATAAATGATAAAGGAGAGAAAGTCATCTGGATAAATTTCTTCTGTAAGGATGAAAATCCAATTCCAAAAGATCGAATTATAATGATGTTAGATGGAGGAAACTGCTTTTTTAATATCAAAATTAACCTAACAAAAAATACTTATTACGATTTACAAATTAACGGATATGCGTAACTATAAAACGGTGTACAACAACGCGTATGGTCAATTGCGGCTAAATAGTTAATCGATATTCGATGTTTTCAGCTATATTTATTTTAAACGGATAAAACCTGGCAAACCAACCCGCAACTGGCCATACTCGAGAACGTTAGCAAAAATTAAAATCGAACTAAATGAGAAAAATTATTCCTATTTCATTATTGATTTTATTACCTATTATTTCTTATTCTCAAAAAAAGATGGGAGTTTTAATTGGATTAAATAATTCATCTATATCAGAGGGAGTTTTAGGGCAAGTTTCAATAACAGATAAAATGGGATTTCATTTAGGTGGATTTTATGAATTTGACTTAAATGAAAAGATAAAGTTTAGACCTAAATTGGTGTATTCTCAGCAAGGAAATCGTGATGGAGGTTCTAGTAGTATTGAACATATCGATTATAAATCTAATTATTTTAATATTCCTCTAAATTTTAAATTCTATGAATCAACATATATTCTTGCTGGACCTCAAATTGGTATTTTAGTATCTGAAGAAAAATATACCCCTTTTATCGAGGGAGAAACTTTTGATTTAGGAATAAACCTAGGGATTGGACAAAAAATTAAAGACTTTTTTCTAGAACTAAATTTATATCAAGGATTAACAAAGGCAATTGACAAACCAAATTATGATGGTGAGTTAGTAAAAGGAACAAATACGTTAATTCAAGTTAGTATCGGATATTATATATTTTGAAAATAACTTTTGCTAACAACGTATAATAGCAATTGCGGCATTTCGTCCTGCGGAGAAATTCAAGCAAGCATAAAAATCAGGAATTTTAGCTATCTTAGTTTTCAACCAATCCGCAACTGACGATTATACGAAGACGTTGTGCGTAAGCTGAGAAAACAACCAAAATCAGTCTAAAATTAAAATCTTTGGGATATTTACGAACTAAAAACAAATCATAACTTAAAAAATTTTACGCTCGATTTTGAGTTTGAAGAATATTATGCAGGAATTTAAATTGGAGATTTTTTAGATTTTGAAATAGAAATTTATAAATTCATAAAATTAAAATCCCGGCGGTTTTTCACACAGAAATACGAGGGCAACGTGAAATATAAATTTGATGATTGGAACAAACATATATACTACTCGAAAACTTGAAAAAGTAACGAATGAATTCATTTCTCAAACTGAAAATAAAGAAAATGAATATTTAGGAAATTGGACTGCTACTCTATTTTATGTTAGTAATAAAAAATGTTGGTTAATTATTAATAAATTGACAAAATACCTTCTGATTTTACCAAATTTAAAAAAACCTGATTTAAAAAACATATCAACTATTTTCAAAGAAACCCTATATTCCCAGTTGACTTACGATGGAATTATAACAGATTATAAATTAGTTGAGAAAATAATTGGAGAAATAAATTTGTGCGAAACGAACAACGACAGAAGCACTAATGGCTCTCTGAACAATTGTCTATTTCAGATGGATGACTGGAAATATGATTATGGAACTTTTGAGAATATGCCATTTAGAGATTTAAACAATAGATTAAATAGTTCACCAAATAAAATGTTGAACTTGAAATATCCTAAAGAAAAAATGAACGAAATGATAAAAGCCTACGCACAACAACGTATATAAAAAATAGCTACGTCTTTTCTTAATCGTAAATTTTGGTATATTTGGTAAGTCGCCAAATCTTTTGATTTGGCTTTTCAAAAGTAAAGTTAAAAACAAAATACAAAAGTTTTGGCTTGTGTTAAACCAAAAGAATTGCGCTTGTTTTTACGCTACTTTCCATATACAAACTCGTTGTACGCAAGGCAAAACGAAATTCTATGACACAACAAAATTTAGATTTAATATTCAATATTTTTGGAGCAATAGGTTCCTTAGCTACATTCGGAGCATTTTTATTTTTGTTTAGAAGAGACAAAGACAAACAAACTCAAATAGACAAATTGACTGGAATTGCAACTTTTTTAGAAGCTCAAAATGAGACGATGAAAGATCAAAATGAATTAATATCTCAACAAGTTGAAATTTTTAGAAATACTTCAATATTAAAGGAACAAGATGACAAAGCTCTTTCTGAGCTAAAAGCTATCGAGGAAAAGAAACTAAAATTAAGTGTAAAGCCAAATTTGTGGTTAAACGGTGCAGGGTATTCTGGAATAGATGGCGAATTAAAGATTGATTTAAATAATAAGGGTGAAGAGGCTCGACTACTTGAGTTTCGACTTAATTCAAATGACATTATTCTACATAGCGAGTCATTACCTTATGATCTTGAAAAAGGACAAAGAAGATATATTTTTGGAAGACAGAGCGGCAATATACATATAAAGGATTGTGAATATGAGATTGATGTTGTTTACCAAGATAAATTAGAAAACAAATATGTCTCAAAAATAGTCGGTAAAGGAGCTAGTGCTAAAATCACAGAAACTAAAGAGGTATAATTGCCCAGCGTACAACATCGGTTAATCGCAAATAACGGGTTTTATCGAAAATGTGTAATTTTAGAAACCAGGAAAGAAAATGGTTAATCCGACAAGTCCGCGTCCCTACTCCCGCAACTTGCGATAACCGTAACCGTTACCCAAAATAGCTCCTGACAAAACTGACCGAAGAAAATTTATAATCAAAATTCGTTAAATTCAGAGTAAATTATTTTAGAAACTCAAGAAATAATCAAGCAATCAAATCATGTGCTGAAATTCAGTTAAATGAAAATTCTAATTTAAAAGGCTAAGCAACACCGCGGATAAGTATTTAAAAGGTATTAGTGAAATTGTAAATCTGGCCGTTAATTTTTGGGATCTAAAGCACTACAGAAAACTAATAATCAAAATAGTTTCAATTTAAAAAGCTAACGCTGCGCGGAACCAATCTCTCTGAGAATTCAATTTAAAATTTAATCCCAATGCTGGAGAAACTTCAAATTGTAAAACTGTATTATCAATTTGGACGCTCAAAACCCTCTCTCCCACTCTGAAAAATTTAAAAAGTCAAATCACATCTAAACCGATATTCGATAATCTGACAACATTTTAAAAAAGGATAAGAACAAAAAACCAATCAAAGCGTGTCGCTACATTGGGTAACATCGGTTATAATTCATTGCGGCGGAATTTTCTACTGAAAATTCCAGGAATATTTGCTAAATTACATCCGTAACCGAAAAGTCCTGGCGGACTTTTCCGCAACAAATCATAACCGGAGCCGTTGTGTGTAATGCTCATCAGAATTAAATCAAAATAATATTAACTAACACAATTATATTAAATGAAAAATTATCAATGTAAAAATTGCGCAACATTATTGCAAAGTAATTCCCTTCCAAGTGCCTCAAACTGCCCATCTGCAACTTTTCATAATTGGCAAAACCTAGGAGAAGTAGGAAATACAAATTATCAATGTAAAAATTGCTCAACAGTCGTAAAGAGCAAAAATTTACCGTCTTCTTCAGGATGTCCAAAAGCAACATTCCATAAATGGTCGAAGTTATAATGGATATTAATGACAAACTTTTAGACCTCTAT is from Zunongwangia endophytica and encodes:
- a CDS encoding TIR domain-containing protein codes for the protein MAHKCFVSFKTEDIAYKNHIRDEMNIDMIDKSLNEPIISFNDEYIMRKIREDYLSDSTVTIFLIGTRSSENLGSHEQLYIKKELQASLYNGQNNSKSGILGIVLPSMYDTVYQGSYNCPTCGGSHNYVGINDSTVIKEFHHNYYIPAYGKCSWSEDDRFCVLVKWSDFIQNPEFYIDKAFNKRSEPVANKTKVKP
- a CDS encoding DUF4231 domain-containing protein; this translates as MELKDFPNYYQAADSTSIKSQKSYLNIIRIDLISMIIASLLAIYSFQDVSQKFWIYSFTGLFLLIGLILTIILKSKKYEDIWYQGRALAESSKTLTWRFVTCAEYFEHNLDINTAKERFIERIREVANEFKDLSKTMDSKILNQEIVTSKMMELRNLSMDERKSYYIKNRIQDQQNWYSKKAEWNKSRYNFWFWVIIASQFFALISVVILMNNPESNWNVVGLLTTIASSAISWLQIKQHQEQKQAYTTASEELNFIKELSYNVSSEEELSEFILDSENAISREHTLWLAQRRK
- a CDS encoding toll/interleukin-1 receptor domain-containing protein codes for the protein MKKGLNKAELYESIEWVLEAYNKPAFRDRPCVFLSHKKEDKAECRKIAEYLKQAEIDYYLDELDNELQIAAREKNPIKITESIKEGIRNSSHMLVVVSEKTYKSQWVPFEVGYGHSAILDKGLKKDEKPDRIKLSILTLKDISEKSLPDYMQVGNIIRGTKSLNIYISKITNRIEKSLINESRVFSASDMKHPLDNVLNWKL
- a CDS encoding outer membrane beta-barrel protein; protein product: MRKIIPISLLILLPIISYSQKKMGVLIGLNNSSISEGVLGQVSITDKMGFHLGGFYEFDLNEKIKFRPKLVYSQQGNRDGGSSSIEHIDYKSNYFNIPLNFKFYESTYILAGPQIGILVSEEKYTPFIEGETFDLGINLGIGQKIKDFFLELNLYQGLTKAIDKPNYDGELVKGTNTLIQVSIGYYIF
- a CDS encoding DUF6933 domain-containing protein; its protein translation is MIGTNIYTTRKLEKVTNEFISQTENKENEYLGNWTATLFYVSNKKCWLIINKLTKYLLILPNLKKPDLKNISTIFKETLYSQLTYDGIITDYKLVEKIIGEINLCETNNDRSTNGSLNNCLFQMDDWKYDYGTFENMPFRDLNNRLNSSPNKMLNLKYPKEKMNEMIKAYAQQRI